In Anopheles gambiae chromosome 2, idAnoGambNW_F1_1, whole genome shotgun sequence, a single window of DNA contains:
- the LOC1276366 gene encoding insulin-like growth factor-binding protein complex acid labile subunit, which yields MVKLWAIVVMVAIALPRSPLAKQLSCTMELDRSCSLIGAKVSSDEILTTTFASSNPSTLSTVQFARSSLTGIPPAMFQTFPKLESLNATGSDIKQIQSRNFADAKTLQSLYLRGNKIHDLPDVAFFGASRLQTLDLSDNAIATIESTAFKRLRELKTLLLGSNSLTELQPGVFDDLSDLERLELQQNGLGSIDDRLFQGCHSLTALNVSHNALKTFNVAQFERRWSFDLIDASYNKLSVVRIPPNLRQLVAIGNGIRTVESTATNGSELILLKLPHNKLTSVDEVPVFEKLITLDLSFNRIREFDFRSAARFGKLVLLKLDGNQLESVSNSLTAPITHLKYVHLADNQFTHLDLNVLRTVPRILKLDLRRNQLERLAVTDLAGSFPVMVRIMLEGNRFRCADSRPLLKELKESITAYAMTRNDCRKEENLIDGICCS from the exons ATGGTTAAGCTGTGGGCAATCGTTGT AATGGTAGCCATTGCGCTACCTCGAAGCCCTTTAGCAAAGCAGCTGAGCTGCACGATGGAGCTGGACCGTAGCTGCAGCCTGATCGGTGCCAAAGTGTCCTCGGACGAGATTCTAACCACCACCTTTGCCAGCTCTAATCCCTCCACCTTATCCACCGTCCAGTTTGCACGCTCCTCGCTCACCGGCATCCCACCGGCCATGTTCCAGACCTTCCCGAAGCTGGAATCGCTGAACGCAACGGGCAGCGACATCAAGCAGATTCAGTCACGCAACTTTGCCGACGCAAAAACACTTCAATCACTGTACCTGCGCGGTAACAAAATTCACGATCTGCCCGACGTGGCCTTCTTCGGTGCCAGCCGGCTGCAAACGCTTGACCTTTCGGATAATGCGATCGCCACGATCGAAAGCACCGCGTTCAAGCGGCTGCGTGAGCTGAAaacgctgctgctgggaaGCAACAGCCTAACCGAGCTGCAGCCCGGCGTGTTTGACGATTTGTCCGATCTGGAGCGGCTAGAGCTGCAGCAGAACGGGCTGGGCTCGATCGACGATCGGTTGTTCCAGGGATGTCATTCACTCACGGCACTAAACGTCTCGCACAATGCGCTGAAGACGTTCAACGTGGCACAGTTTGAGCGGCGCTGGAGCTTTGATTTGATTGACGCGAGCTACAACAAGCTGAGCGTGGTCAGAATTCCACCGAACCTACGTCAGCTGGTAGCGATCGGGAACGGAATCCGCACAGTGGAAAGCACCgccaccaacgggtcggaacTGATCCTGCTCAAGCTGCCCCACAACAAGCTGACGAGCGTGGACGAGGTGCCCGTGTTTGAGAAGCTGATCACGCTCGATCTGTCGTTCAATCGGATTCGCGAGTTCGATTTCCGGTCGGCCGCCCGGTTCGGTAAGCTGGTGCTGCTCAAGCTGGACGGCAATCAGCTGGAATCGGTGAGCAACAGTTTGACCGCGCCGATCACACACCTGAAGTACGTACATCTGGCCGACAATCAGTTCACCCATCTCGACCTGAACGTGCTGCGGACGGTGCCGCGCATTTTGAAGCTGGATCTGCGCCGCAACCAGCTGGAACGGTTGGCGGTGACGGATTTGGCCGGCTCGTTCCCGGTGATGGTGCGCATCATGCTCGAGGGCAATCGGTTCCGGTGCGCGGACAGCCGGCCGTTGCTGAAGGAGCTGAAGGAATCGATCACGGCGTACGCGATGACGCGCAACGACTGCCGGAAGGAGGAGAATCTGATCGATGGCATTTGCTGCTCGTAG